The region TCCTTTGTTAACTACCCATGGGGTGGGGGCGGTGAATCCTTTGCGGGTGGTGCTGAGTCGCAGTTTAGATTTACCTTTGGAGGCTCAATTGTGGGATCAAGGTGTGGCTAAAACTTTGGTGTTTACGGAAAAAACCTGTGATCGAAATACGCTGAGCCATCTGGAAAAATTGGGGGTAGAGACCCTGATCTTGGATCCGTTAACTCCCCTGACAGTAATGACGGAGTTGTGCCAACGGGATTGTCTGCAAGTGTTGTGGGAATGTGGCGGTATCCTAGCGGCTCAGGCGATCGCCATGGGAACAGTGCAAAAAATCCATGCTTTTCTGGCACCAAAAATTATTGGTGGGGCCACGGCCCCGACTCCGGTGGGGGAACTGGGTTTTCAACAAATGACCCAGGCGTTAAATTTAACCGATCTCCATTGCCAGGCGATCGGGCCCGATTGGTTGTTTACGGGCTATCTGGCTGGGAACGCTGGCGACGGCAACGATCAGAGCAATATTTAACTTCATCCCAACAACTGGCCCATTTTTTGCGCCAAGTGAAGGGCCGTTGGCAAACAGGGCAAATTTTACTGGGAAGATGGGCCTTATTACCTCGGTGAGCCATGGTTGTTAACGTTGATCGATCTTATTCTGGCAAAGCAATAACCTTGCCGTAGGCGGTGGGGGAAAGATACGTTTGGGCGGACTGTTGTAAATCCTCGGCGGTCAGGGCTTGAATTTGTTCGGGGTAGGTCAAGGCTGGTTCCAAATCGCCAATTTGGGCGTAGTAATAGCCATATAAATTAGCCCGATCGCCGGGGCGTTCATTGCCAAAAACAAAACGATTGGCCACCTGGGTGCGGATGCGTTCTAAGTCCTTTTCCGGCACCAGTTCATTTTGTAGTCGTTCAATATGGTCCAGAATGCAGCGCTCTACGATGGGAATATTTTCCGCCGGTAACTGGGCCGAAATATAGAACATTCCCTGGGTGGCCTGGGTGGAATTGCTAGCCCCGATCGCCGTTACTAAACCCTTTTCTTCCCGCAATTCTCGAAACAAACGGGACACTCGACCCCGACCTAAAATCACCGCCAATACCCCCAGGGGTAAGGTTTGCTCAAACTGGTCCAACCCCGGCGATCGCCAAAGCAAAATTAGACGGGCCTGTTGTAAACCCTTATCCACCACAGTGGTTGTTTCCACTGCAGTGAAAGGTGGAGGAATATTAACCGGCGGCGGCGTTAAGGCTTGGGAAGGGGATTTCACTCGATAACAGTCGGCAAAACTGCTGGCTACCGTTTCCACTAGATGGGCCACGGGGCGATTACCCACCACGGTGGCGGTGATGGCCTGGGGCTGATACCAATGGGCATGAAAATCCCGCATCTGTTGAGCTTGGAGATGGGTAATAATTTCCCTGGCCCCCAGCACAGGGCGGGCGTAAGGAGTGTGGGGAAAAGCCAACTGCACCACCTGCTGAAAAATGCGCCGTTGGGGATCATCCTGCGATCGCCGAATTTCTTCTAGCACCACCAACCGCTCCCGCTCAAACGGCCCATCGGCAATGGTGGGATTAAGCACCACATCCAACTGCAAAGGGGCCAAATGTTCAAAATCCTGGGGAGCTGAAGTGAAGTAAAACTGAGTGTAATCCTGGCTAGTGGCGGCGTTGGTGCCCGCTCCCCTAGATTCAATGGCCCGCTCAAATTCCCCCATGGCGAGGCGGGGAGTCCCCTTAAACACCATGTGCTCCAAAAAATGGGCTGTGCCATTAATGTCGTCCCCCTCCCAACGGGAACCCACCCTCAACCAGAGTTGAAAAGACACCGCTTCCACTGGCATCTGCTCCGCAATAATGGTTAAACCATTGGGTAACACTTCAATGTGGGGACTATTGAGGCGGGGAGGCAATAGGCTGGGGGTCATGGAGGGAAACGGATAGGGTTTGCTCTATGTCTATTTCCACTCTGACACAATGCTTAGGTTTGGGGGGGGATTTTCCGCACTTTGTCGAGTTACCAATCAATGGTGACGCTTACCTATCTCTGGGGTCTGCCTGGCCAGAAGCTGTCCAAAAACCTTTAAGATCAAGGGGCAGACTGTAATCCCTCAGAGAATTCTCCCAATTTTTGTCATCAATTGTCACTATGTTAACCACCGATGCCGTTTTAACCGTGCTCCGTCCCGTTCAAGATCCCGAACTACAAAAAAGCTTGGTGGAACTGAACATGATCCGAGATGTGGCGATCGCCGGGGGTACTGTTAGTTTTACCCTGGTGTTGACCACACCGGCCTGTCCGTTGCGGGAATTCATTGTGGAAGATTGCGAAAAGGCGGTTAAAACTTTGCCCGGGGTGGAAAAGGTAGAAGTAACGGTGACAGCGGAAACTCCCCAACAAAAATCCTTGCCCGACCGCCAATCCGTGGAGCAGGTGAAAAATATTATTGCCATCTCCAGCGGTAAGGGAGGGGTAGGAAAAAGCACAGTGGCGGTGAATGTGGCGGTAGCCCTGGCCCAGACCGGCGCGACGGTGGGACTATTGGATGCAGATATTTATGGACCCAATGCCCCCACCATGTTGGGCTTGAGCGGTGCAGCGGTGCAGGTACAAAACAGTCCCCAAGGGGAAGTGTTAGAGCCGGTGTTTAACCATGGCATCAAAATGGTTTCCATGGGTTTTTTAATTGACCCCGACCAACCAGTCATCTGGCGGGGCCCCATGCTGAATGGCATTATTCGTCAGTTTCTCTACCAAGTTAATTGGGGAGCTTTGGATTACCTGATTGTGGATATGCCCCCCGGTACCGGCGACGCCCAGCTCACCCTAACCCAATCCGTCCCCATGGCCGGCGCAGTCATTGTCACTACTCCCCAAACAGTCTCTTTGTTGGATGCTCGCCGGGGTTTGAAAATGTTCCAACAGATGGGAGTAAACGTATTGGGCATTGTGGAAAATATGAGCTACTTTATTCCCCCGGATCTGCCCGATCGCCAATACGATTTATTTGGTTCCGGCGGCGGTGAAAAAGCTTCCAAAGAATTGAATGTACCTCTGTTGGGCTGTGTGCCTTTGGAAATTGGCCTGCGGGAAGGGGGAGATAAGGGCATTCCCATTGTGGTATCCCACCCTGAATCAGCTTCAGCCAAAGCCCTAACGGCGATCGCCAAGCAAATTGCCGGGAAGGTTTCCATGGCCGCTCTGGTTTAGCATTAGAGAGCTAAATGCTCTTCAATAAAATTGGTGTACACATCCCCGGCCAGAAAAGCTGGGGTTTGTAAGCTCGACTTTGTCCATTATCCATTTTTTAAAAACCTTACTTGTCCATCGGTAATATGGCCAATCGCAGCTGTTACCAGCCAGCGGCTTCGGCCTTTTGTTGGCGCATCAACTGGACAAAATCGGCAAACAAGTAATCGGCATCATGGGGGCCTGGACTGGCTTCAGGGTGGTACTGCACCGAGAAAAATGGTAGTTCCTTATGGCGTAACCCCGCCACCGTTTTATCGTTGAGATTGAAATGGGTAATTTCCACTTCTTCGACTAGGGAGCCCTCTGCCACCGCAAAACCATGGTTCTGGCTAGTAATTTCCACCTGTTGCTCCAGGCCACAGGGTTGATTGAGCCCCCGATGACCAAATTTGAGCTTAAAGGTTTCCGCTCCCAAAGATAACCCCAACACTTGATGCCCCATGCAAATACCAAAAATGGGCTTTTTCGCTGCCAACAATTCCTTAGTGGTGACAATGCCTTCCTCCACTGCTGCGGGATCACCAGGGCCATTGGAAAGGAAAATGCCGTCGGGGTTGTACTGGAGAATTTCCGCTGGGGAAGTGCTGGCGGGCACCACAATCACCCGGCAACCGTAACTAGCTAAGCGACGCAGGATATTACGCTTAACACCAAAGTCCAGGGCCACCACTGTGAGGGCAGGTTTTCCCTTTTGTTCCGCCACTGGCCCAAACTGCCAATGGTTATCAGTAGGGTCAGTCCATTCGTAAACTTCATGGGTGGTCACTTCCTTAACCAAGTTCAACCCGGCCATGGAAGGAGCTGCTTGGATGTGGTGTAACAGGGCTTCTGGTTCCAAAATTTCCGTGGAAATGCCGCCGTTCATGGCACCAACGGAACGCAACTTGCGGGTCAGGGCCCTAGTGTCGATGCCATAAATGCCGATAATTTTATGTTCTACCAAATAGTCGGGTAGGGATTGGGTCGATCGCCAATTGCTGGGGCGGCGGGTGATGTTGCGGGCCACTACTCCTTTAACGTGGGGATGGATAGATTCTTCATCCTCCCCATTGACTCCGGTATTGCCCAATTCAGGATAGGTGAACGTGACAATCTGGCCACAATAACTGGGGTCGGTCATCACTTCTTGGTAACCAGTCATGCCGGTGTTGAATACCACCTCTCCCACTGTGGTGCCATTGGCCCCAAAAGACCAACCGGGATAGGCGGTGCCATCCGCAAGGACAAGAAGGGCCGGTTTCGCCGCAGCAATTGGCATAATGATATATTGCAAGGTAGCTGGAATAGAACCATTCGGCCGTAGTGGGAAAAAGTCATATCCTTGGAATCTTGCCCAGGGTGATTGGCTTTCGCCCGGCCGCCGCCGAATCAACCACATATTAGCAGATTCACCCCTGTCGTCTGTTCCACTAATGTCAAATTGTCCTGATGGTTACTGCCATGAGTCCCGCTAAGCTGACCGACACCGATAAACAAGAGTTGGTTGACCTTTACCGGCAAACCCCCGCCACCACCACTACCCTCGCGGAACGTTTTGGGGTGAGCGTTTCCACCGTTAGTCGTCTCTTAAAAACGGCGATCGCCAGTGGGGAATATGAAACCTTAGTGCAGGAGAAAAGGGGGGGGAAGGGACCCAAAAATGACGCCCAGTTGACGTTGCCTTTACCCAAGCCCTCCAGGAAAAAGTCAGAGGGGACGGAAACTAACAGTTCTTTGGACTCCGTGGCCGAGGTTTTCCCTGTGGCTGAAATAAACGATCAAGATCAAGGTAGTAGGACTATTGAGGCCACCGCTAGTAGCCAGGGCCGCCGTGTGCGTTCCCGTCGTCGAGCCACCGCCAGTTCCGTCGACCCAGGAAGTGATGGGTTTGCCGATGCCGTAGAAACCATCGATCCGCCGGCGATCGCTACCTCC is a window of Synechocystis sp. PCC 7338 DNA encoding:
- a CDS encoding DUF2256 domain-containing protein, whose protein sequence is MAHRGNKAHLPSKICPVCQRPFTWRKKWASCWDEVKYCSDRCRRQRSQPDSP
- a CDS encoding Mrp/NBP35 family ATP-binding protein, translating into MLTTDAVLTVLRPVQDPELQKSLVELNMIRDVAIAGGTVSFTLVLTTPACPLREFIVEDCEKAVKTLPGVEKVEVTVTAETPQQKSLPDRQSVEQVKNIIAISSGKGGVGKSTVAVNVAVALAQTGATVGLLDADIYGPNAPTMLGLSGAAVQVQNSPQGEVLEPVFNHGIKMVSMGFLIDPDQPVIWRGPMLNGIIRQFLYQVNWGALDYLIVDMPPGTGDAQLTLTQSVPMAGAVIVTTPQTVSLLDARRGLKMFQQMGVNVLGIVENMSYFIPPDLPDRQYDLFGSGGGEKASKELNVPLLGCVPLEIGLREGGDKGIPIVVSHPESASAKALTAIAKQIAGKVSMAALV
- a CDS encoding pitrilysin family protein is translated as MTPSLLPPRLNSPHIEVLPNGLTIIAEQMPVEAVSFQLWLRVGSRWEGDDINGTAHFLEHMVFKGTPRLAMGEFERAIESRGAGTNAATSQDYTQFYFTSAPQDFEHLAPLQLDVVLNPTIADGPFERERLVVLEEIRRSQDDPQRRIFQQVVQLAFPHTPYARPVLGAREIITHLQAQQMRDFHAHWYQPQAITATVVGNRPVAHLVETVASSFADCYRVKSPSQALTPPPVNIPPPFTAVETTTVVDKGLQQARLILLWRSPGLDQFEQTLPLGVLAVILGRGRVSRLFRELREEKGLVTAIGASNSTQATQGMFYISAQLPAENIPIVERCILDHIERLQNELVPEKDLERIRTQVANRFVFGNERPGDRANLYGYYYAQIGDLEPALTYPEQIQALTAEDLQQSAQTYLSPTAYGKVIALPE
- the carA gene encoding glutamine-hydrolyzing carbamoyl-phosphate synthase small subunit — encoded protein: MPIAAAKPALLVLADGTAYPGWSFGANGTTVGEVVFNTGMTGYQEVMTDPSYCGQIVTFTYPELGNTGVNGEDEESIHPHVKGVVARNITRRPSNWRSTQSLPDYLVEHKIIGIYGIDTRALTRKLRSVGAMNGGISTEILEPEALLHHIQAAPSMAGLNLVKEVTTHEVYEWTDPTDNHWQFGPVAEQKGKPALTVVALDFGVKRNILRRLASYGCRVIVVPASTSPAEILQYNPDGIFLSNGPGDPAAVEEGIVTTKELLAAKKPIFGICMGHQVLGLSLGAETFKLKFGHRGLNQPCGLEQQVEITSQNHGFAVAEGSLVEEVEITHFNLNDKTVAGLRHKELPFFSVQYHPEASPGPHDADYLFADFVQLMRQQKAEAAGW